One genomic window of Augochlora pura isolate Apur16 chromosome 5, APUR_v2.2.1, whole genome shotgun sequence includes the following:
- the Kra gene encoding basic leucine zipper and W2 domain-containing protein kra, translating to MSQKIEKPILSGQRIKTRKRDEKEKYDPNGFRDAIILGLEKAGNDLDAISKYLDAAGSKLDYRRYGEDLFDILIAGGLLVPGGFIVQDGDKPVKTTACVFEQAEDMESMRNFEQVFIKLMRRYKYLEKMFEDEMKKVLVFMKGFSPKERIKLARMTALWISNGSVPPAVLSVLINEHLVKDNLALDFLLEVFVTWRDEKGLSSLMTALKKGNIERRLMEFVPPNKRTEEYFRSVFEAVGLADIVKLHKAQASQEAKRDLQQLLLDDLADNRPMKDIMPDLKDMALRNGIPEHEVIGLIWAVVMGQAEWNKKEELVADQALKHLKVYTPLFDAFTVTARSELALLLKIQEFCYENMNFMKVFQKIVLLFYKTDVISEEVILKWYKEGHSVKGKLLFLHQMKKFVEWLQIAEEESESGEEEDGEEEEEKQQKIT from the exons ATGAgtcaaaaaatagaaaaaccaATATTATCAGGTCAACGCATAAAGACCAGAAAAAGAG atgaaaaagaaaagtatgaTCCAAACGGATTTAGAGATGCAATTATATTGGGTTTGGAAAAAGCTGGTAACGACTTAGACGCAATTTCGAAGTACTTGGATGCAGCTGGTTCAAAATTAGATTACCGCCGATATGGGGAAGACCTGTTTGACATTTTAATAGCTGGGGGCCTTTTGGTTCCCGGTGGTTTTATTGTTCAAGATGGTGATAAACCAGTCAAAACTACTGCTTGCGTCTTTGAGCAGGCAGAAGATATGGAATCAATGCGGAACTTTGAACAA gtgTTCATTAAACTTATGCGACGCTATAAATATCtggaaaaaatgtttgaagATGAAATGAAGAAAGTATTGGTCTTTATGAAAGGATTTTCTCCTaaggaaagaataaaattggcTAGGATGACAGCACTATGGATTTCGAATGGATCTGTACCACCAGCAGTTCTTTCAGTTTTAATCAATGAACATCTCGTCAAGGATAATTTAGCACTAGACTTTTTGTTAGAAGTCTTTGTTACTTGGAGAGATGAGAAAGGTTTATCTAGTTTAATGACTGCATTGAAAAAAGGCAATATTGAACGAAG GTTAATGGAATTTGTACCACCCAATAAACGAACAGAAGAGTATTTTCGATCTGTATTTGAAGCTGTTGGTCTCGcagatattgtaaaattacataaagCTCAAGCAAGTCAGGAAGCAAAACGAGATTTACAACAACTTCTGTTGGACGATTTGGCTGATAATCGTCCAATGAAAGATATTATGCCTGATCTCAAGGACATGGCACTAAGAAATGGCATTCCTGAACATGAAGTTATTGGTTTG atttgGGCTGTTGTAATGGGTCAAGCCGAGTGgaacaaaaaagaagaactgGTAGCTGATCAAGCACTGAAACATTTAAAAGTTTATACTCCACTGTTCGATGCTTTCACAGTTACTGCTAGATCTGAGCTAGCCCTTCTTCTAAAAATTCAGGAATtctgttatgaaaatatgaacTTCATGAAAGTCttccaaaaaattgttttactattttataaaa ctGATGTAATATCGGAGGAAGTGATTTTAAAGTGGTATAAGGAAGGCCATTCTGTTAAAGGAAAATTGCTTTTCCTACatcaaatgaaaaaattcgtaGAATGGTTACAGATAGCCGAAGAAGAATCTGAATCAGGGGAAGAGGAGGATggagaggaggaagaagaaaagcaacaaaa GATAACATAA